From a region of the Candidatus Brocadia sp. genome:
- a CDS encoding D-aminoacylase, with the protein MDFDLIIKNGAVIDGTGMHRRRIDIAIRDDKIVCMDRLIPQQKAMAIIDAQEMIVAPGFIDIHSHSDFLWLARPESDSKILDGVTTEICGNCGMSAFPLRGRILERRTQGLAKYGIAPLWQTAAEFYDTVEKVKSSVNRAFLVGHGNVRACTLDYENREPEPHELIHMERDLEEAMEAGAFGMSSGLIYPPGCYANHSELIELCKAVKKHSGFYATHIRNEGDTIEKALAEAIEISKQSGVRLQVSHLKTSGNKNWHKINDIKKIIEDARDEGVDLTCDRYPYLAAATDLDVILPHWTYEGGTEKQIQRLKDANTRRLITKEVSQTYDDASWNGIVISSVCHDKNKWMEGKRISEIAMLLNKSPLEAIFDLLIEEDTRVDIFLFSMCQENLESILGWDFVFVGSDSSMRANQGILHEGKPHPRSYGTFSRVLRKFCRERPLMSEEKAIQKMTGFPAQKVGLDRRGLLKEGYFADITILNPGKVTDKSTFAEPHQYSEGIEYVIVNGKVTIASGAHNGAMHGRILRRCK; encoded by the coding sequence ATGGATTTTGATTTGATCATAAAAAATGGTGCCGTCATCGATGGCACGGGTATGCACAGGCGCAGGATCGACATTGCCATCAGAGACGATAAGATCGTCTGTATGGACCGACTCATTCCCCAGCAGAAGGCGATGGCTATTATAGATGCACAGGAAATGATTGTTGCGCCAGGATTTATTGACATCCATTCTCACAGCGACTTCTTGTGGCTTGCGCGTCCCGAAAGCGACAGCAAGATCCTTGACGGCGTGACGACGGAAATATGCGGAAATTGTGGCATGTCTGCCTTTCCCCTGCGGGGAAGGATATTGGAAAGGCGAACTCAGGGATTAGCCAAATATGGCATCGCTCCCCTGTGGCAAACGGCGGCAGAGTTTTATGACACCGTGGAAAAAGTGAAGAGCTCTGTCAACAGGGCGTTTCTCGTTGGCCATGGAAATGTCAGGGCATGTACACTTGACTATGAGAACAGGGAGCCAGAACCACATGAATTAATCCACATGGAACGGGATCTGGAAGAGGCCATGGAGGCAGGGGCGTTTGGTATGTCCAGCGGTCTCATTTACCCGCCTGGTTGTTATGCAAACCATAGTGAACTTATTGAGTTGTGCAAAGCGGTTAAAAAACACAGCGGTTTTTATGCAACCCATATACGGAATGAGGGAGACACTATTGAAAAAGCCCTTGCCGAGGCGATAGAGATATCAAAACAGTCCGGAGTCAGATTGCAAGTGTCACACCTTAAGACATCGGGAAATAAAAATTGGCATAAAATCAACGATATAAAAAAGATTATCGAAGATGCCCGGGACGAAGGAGTCGACCTCACCTGCGACCGATATCCATACCTTGCCGCTGCTACCGACCTTGATGTCATCTTGCCGCATTGGACATATGAAGGTGGCACAGAAAAGCAAATACAACGGCTGAAAGATGCGAATACGAGAAGGCTCATTACAAAGGAAGTGTCACAGACATACGATGATGCCTCCTGGAATGGGATCGTGATTTCGTCCGTCTGTCATGACAAAAACAAATGGATGGAAGGAAAAAGAATCTCAGAAATTGCCATGCTCCTCAACAAATCTCCCCTGGAAGCTATTTTTGATTTACTTATTGAAGAAGACACGAGGGTGGATATTTTTTTGTTCAGTATGTGCCAAGAAAACCTGGAGAGCATCCTGGGGTGGGATTTTGTCTTTGTCGGTTCTGATAGCTCTATGCGTGCCAATCAGGGAATCCTGCATGAAGGCAAGCCACATCCACGAAGCTATGGAACCTTTTCCCGTGTTTTAAGAAAATTTTGTCGTGAAAGACCACTCATGTCCGAAGAGAAGGCCATCCAGAAAATGACGGGGTTCCCCGCACAAAAAGTCGGACTGGACAGGAGAGGTTTGTTAAAGGAAGGATATTTTGCAGACATAACCATTCTCAACCCCGGAAAGGTTACCGACAAAAGCACCTTTGCCGAACCGCATCAATATTCGGAAGGAATAGAGTATGTGATCGTAAATGGAAAGGTAACGATTGCCTCAGGTGCACATAATGGCGCAATGCATGGCCGGATACTACGAAGATGCAAATAG
- the rpoN gene encoding RNA polymerase factor sigma-54, translated as MKMQSSLLPQLQQKLKLSPQIIQSIEILQLPLMALVEHIQQELVDNPVLEEVVDEKKDENLKEAADAAQTTTEDEKGDEIDKLGEFTEDWREFYSQTTVRRNTGSEERDQKQEALENTAAKPMSLHDYLMGQLSLIDVPNNLTEACENIIYSIDKSGYLASPLEEILQSLEKPLLLEDIKEALRMVQALEPPGVGARNLQECLMLQLDKRDPNYQLTKELLLNHLESIEMKKYPVIAKKTGYSLDVIKRQVDFIRTLNPKPGSLFCDETIPYVVPEVKVEYIDGKYEVFLIDNTNLPHLHISSFYKKFLNESGTDTSTRQYIQKKIESAKWLIDAIEQRRSTLYKVACKIVELQKDFLDEGIHRLRTLKMQDVADVVKVHVSTVSRAIAHKYIQTPQGIFEIKFFFTGGFQNVDGSMESWEAIRQKLAEIVAKENKANPLSDEEVAEKLHASGIAIARRTVTKYRRIMKIPSSRQRKEY; from the coding sequence ATGAAAATGCAATCATCCTTATTGCCGCAGCTTCAGCAAAAACTGAAGTTGTCTCCCCAAATTATCCAATCAATAGAAATTCTCCAATTACCGTTAATGGCCCTTGTTGAACACATACAACAAGAGCTGGTAGACAACCCTGTCCTTGAAGAGGTGGTCGATGAAAAAAAGGATGAAAATCTTAAGGAAGCGGCTGATGCTGCTCAAACAACCACGGAGGATGAAAAAGGTGATGAAATTGATAAGCTGGGTGAGTTTACCGAAGATTGGCGTGAGTTCTATTCACAGACAACGGTGCGACGGAACACAGGATCTGAAGAACGCGATCAGAAGCAAGAAGCGCTGGAGAACACGGCCGCAAAGCCCATGTCGCTTCATGATTATCTCATGGGACAGTTGTCATTAATCGATGTCCCAAACAATCTTACCGAGGCATGCGAAAACATCATTTATTCCATAGACAAATCCGGATATTTAGCAAGCCCCCTCGAAGAAATCCTGCAGTCTCTTGAAAAACCCCTTCTCCTTGAAGATATCAAAGAGGCATTAAGGATGGTGCAGGCATTGGAACCCCCTGGTGTTGGGGCAAGAAACCTGCAAGAATGCCTCATGTTACAACTTGACAAGCGGGATCCAAACTATCAACTGACAAAGGAACTGCTCCTGAATCATTTAGAATCCATTGAGATGAAGAAATACCCGGTGATCGCAAAGAAAACCGGCTATAGCCTCGACGTAATAAAGAGGCAGGTGGATTTTATCCGAACGTTAAATCCCAAGCCCGGATCACTCTTTTGCGATGAAACGATACCGTATGTGGTCCCCGAGGTTAAAGTAGAATACATTGACGGAAAATACGAGGTATTTCTGATTGACAACACGAATTTGCCTCATTTGCATATCAGCTCTTTTTACAAGAAATTTCTTAATGAGTCTGGCACCGACACATCAACGCGTCAGTATATTCAAAAGAAAATTGAATCGGCAAAATGGCTCATTGATGCTATCGAACAAAGACGCAGCACGCTGTATAAGGTGGCTTGTAAAATCGTGGAATTACAAAAGGATTTTCTTGACGAGGGAATCCACCGGTTACGGACTCTTAAGATGCAGGATGTTGCGGACGTTGTCAAAGTACATGTCTCAACGGTAAGCCGCGCTATTGCACATAAATATATCCAAACCCCCCAGGGTATATTCGAAATAAAGTTTTTCTTTACCGGGGGATTTCAAAACGTAGATGGGTCTATGGAATCATGGGAGGCTATACGACAGAAACTTGCCGAGATTGTTGCAAAAGAAAATAAGGCAAATCCGCTGAGCGACGAAGAAGTTGCCGAAAAATTGCATGCTTCTGGCATAGCCATTGCTCGGAGAACCGTTACAAAATACCGGCGTATCATGAAAATACCGTCATCAAGACAGAGAAAGGAGTATTAG
- the recR gene encoding recombination mediator RecR, with translation MNAYPPSVLKLISEFGKMPGIGQKTAERLAGYILKLPTEEAMQLAYAIRDVKKLVKTCSTCFNVSENDPCHICSDLSRDRSTICVVEQLADFLTIEKTGKYRGLYHVLQGHISPLEGIHPESLTIEKLLQRVNADHIKEVLLATNLNMEGDATALYIHKHLSPLGVKITRLARGLPTGSYLEYANAAIVADAINGRNEMAGV, from the coding sequence TTGAATGCATATCCACCATCCGTACTAAAACTTATCAGCGAATTTGGCAAGATGCCCGGCATAGGGCAGAAAACCGCAGAACGCCTTGCCGGCTATATCTTAAAGCTGCCAACAGAGGAGGCGATGCAGCTTGCTTACGCCATCCGTGATGTAAAAAAACTTGTGAAGACCTGCTCGACCTGTTTTAATGTTTCAGAAAACGACCCGTGCCATATTTGCAGCGATCTCTCACGGGACAGATCAACAATTTGTGTGGTCGAACAACTTGCAGACTTTCTGACGATAGAAAAGACGGGGAAATATCGTGGCCTCTATCATGTGCTCCAGGGGCATATTTCTCCTTTAGAAGGCATTCATCCGGAGTCTTTGACCATTGAAAAACTTTTACAGCGAGTGAATGCCGATCATATTAAGGAAGTGCTTCTGGCTACCAACTTAAATATGGAAGGTGATGCGACAGCGCTGTATATCCACAAACATCTGTCACCCTTAGGGGTAAAGATAACAAGGCTTGCGCGTGGACTGCCAACGGGAAGTTATCTTGAGTATGCGAATGCCGCGATTGTCGCTGATGCCATCAATGGCAGAAATGAGATGGCAGGCGTTTAA
- a CDS encoding YbaB/EbfC family nucleoid-associated protein, translated as MKGFGNIAEMMKQAQKQAQKMQKQMEEVQNDLKERVVEASSGGGMVTVHMNGKQEILSIKIDPEVVDPQDVQMLEDLILSAVSQALKKSQELYQSEMGKLTGGLNIPGMQGLLGGM; from the coding sequence ATGAAAGGTTTTGGCAATATTGCGGAAATGATGAAACAGGCGCAGAAACAGGCGCAAAAGATGCAAAAACAGATGGAAGAGGTCCAAAATGATTTAAAGGAACGCGTCGTAGAGGCCAGTTCCGGCGGTGGGATGGTTACGGTACACATGAATGGAAAACAGGAAATTCTCTCCATTAAGATCGACCCCGAGGTCGTAGATCCCCAAGACGTTCAGATGCTCGAAGATCTTATCCTTTCGGCGGTTTCTCAGGCGCTTAAAAAATCGCAGGAATTGTATCAATCTGAGATGGGGAAACTTACCGGCGGATTAAATATACCCGGCATGCAGGGGCTTTTAGGGGGAATGTAA
- the dnaX gene encoding DNA polymerase III subunit gamma/tau yields MSYVVLARRYRPQTFEDVVGQDAVVTTLRNAIRSNRVAHAYLLAGPRGVGKTSMARILSKALNCKHGPTDTPCNACDICRCISEGNDIDVLEIDGASNRGIDEVRNIRQNVSYAPSRARYKIYIIDEVHMLTREAFNALLKTLEEPPSHVKFIFATTAVNRLPETVQSRCQRFDFRNISAQDIEKRLAYICRTEGVQAEDAAIHTIARYARGGLRDSQSVLDQILSFCKDRISSEDVNFVLGCIDEDKILGMFDSFVKKDAPSALKTVSEILSEGKTSGECIDQMLSCIRELLIFSSCGQETKWVEFNASLVQRFGNSFTRDTLMYMVQIFSDARMRTTDSLLQRILLEMAVIKVCRMESVGSLYDIVERIAALEDRLVHINDKPAKRNEEGTPTQETISRQMVSEPDAGACCTPLAGNRDHGDDVHNGKDVWEKILLSIQNKKKSTWALLKEGRFIGFKNEEITIEFPSKCSFHKEKLDQIEEKKLVEQCAKEVMQGNVRLKLTVSKNDIPEKSKATVSPARNASDQQPVDLHHPDAAVQKTLSLFGGHVVKIKKGG; encoded by the coding sequence ATGTCATATGTTGTGTTAGCACGCCGATATCGTCCCCAAACGTTTGAGGACGTAGTAGGGCAAGATGCTGTTGTAACGACACTCCGGAATGCAATCCGCTCCAATCGAGTTGCCCATGCGTACCTGCTGGCAGGGCCGCGGGGGGTTGGAAAAACCTCCATGGCGCGGATACTGTCAAAGGCATTAAATTGCAAACACGGGCCGACGGATACCCCCTGCAACGCCTGCGATATCTGCCGATGCATTTCTGAAGGCAACGACATCGATGTCTTAGAGATCGATGGCGCGTCGAACCGTGGAATTGACGAAGTGCGGAATATCCGGCAAAATGTAAGTTATGCCCCATCCCGGGCGCGTTACAAAATTTACATTATTGACGAAGTGCACATGCTTACCCGTGAGGCGTTTAATGCCCTTCTGAAAACCCTTGAAGAACCGCCATCGCACGTTAAATTCATCTTTGCCACAACAGCAGTGAACCGCCTCCCAGAAACCGTGCAGTCCCGATGTCAGAGATTTGATTTCAGGAATATTTCTGCGCAGGACATTGAAAAGCGTCTGGCATATATTTGCCGAACGGAAGGAGTTCAGGCGGAAGACGCGGCTATTCATACGATAGCACGATATGCCAGGGGCGGACTGCGGGACTCTCAATCGGTTTTAGATCAAATTCTATCGTTTTGCAAGGATCGTATATCTTCCGAAGATGTAAACTTTGTTCTGGGTTGCATCGATGAAGACAAGATCCTTGGCATGTTTGATAGCTTTGTCAAAAAAGATGCCCCTTCTGCCCTGAAAACGGTAAGCGAAATTTTGAGTGAAGGAAAGACTTCCGGCGAATGTATTGATCAGATGCTGTCATGCATAAGGGAGCTTCTGATCTTTTCTTCGTGCGGCCAGGAGACAAAGTGGGTTGAGTTCAATGCATCGCTGGTGCAACGATTTGGAAATTCCTTTACCCGTGATACCCTGATGTACATGGTGCAAATATTTTCTGATGCAAGGATGCGCACAACCGACTCTCTCTTACAGCGTATCTTGCTGGAAATGGCTGTGATCAAGGTATGCCGCATGGAATCGGTTGGTTCGTTATATGATATTGTGGAAAGGATTGCAGCCTTAGAAGATCGGCTTGTGCACATCAACGACAAGCCGGCCAAGAGAAATGAGGAAGGCACACCCACCCAGGAAACCATCTCCAGGCAGATGGTTTCTGAGCCCGACGCAGGAGCATGTTGCACACCACTGGCAGGCAACAGAGATCATGGAGATGACGTGCATAACGGAAAAGACGTTTGGGAAAAGATTCTTCTGTCAATACAGAACAAGAAAAAATCGACCTGGGCGCTTTTAAAGGAAGGGCGATTCATTGGGTTCAAGAACGAAGAGATCACGATTGAATTCCCCAGCAAGTGTTCCTTTCATAAAGAGAAACTTGATCAGATTGAAGAAAAAAAGCTGGTCGAACAATGTGCCAAAGAGGTGATGCAGGGTAACGTGAGACTAAAGCTGACGGTATCAAAAAACGACATTCCTGAAAAAAGTAAAGCAACGGTATCCCCAGCAAGGAATGCATCTGACCAGCAGCCAGTTGATTTGCACCATCCTGATGCGGCAGTTCAAAAAACCTTGAGTCTTTTTGGTGGTCATGTCGTTAAGATAAAAAAAGGAGGTTGA
- the tadA gene encoding tRNA adenosine(34) deaminase TadA, with translation MATDVQRHEYFMRQAIIEAEKAVKKNEVPVGAVIVHEDRIIARAHNQREMLNDPTAHAEMIAITQAAASLENWRLRGTTLYVTLEPCAMCAGALVQSRVHTLVYGTVDKKAGACVSVMNLVQEPRFNHRLEVVPGVLANECRHLLQKFFLENCRTK, from the coding sequence ATGGCAACAGATGTGCAAAGGCATGAATATTTCATGCGACAGGCTATCATAGAAGCGGAAAAGGCCGTGAAAAAAAACGAGGTGCCGGTGGGGGCGGTAATTGTTCATGAGGATCGCATTATTGCCCGTGCTCATAACCAGCGCGAAATGCTCAATGATCCCACTGCCCACGCCGAGATGATAGCGATAACACAAGCTGCCGCCTCTCTGGAAAACTGGCGTTTACGGGGAACAACCCTTTATGTGACCCTGGAACCTTGCGCCATGTGTGCCGGGGCATTAGTACAGTCAAGGGTACATACCCTTGTTTACGGGACGGTGGATAAAAAGGCGGGGGCGTGTGTCTCCGTAATGAATCTTGTACAGGAGCCCAGGTTCAACCATCGCCTGGAAGTTGTGCCAGGTGTCCTTGCCAACGAATGCAGACACTTGTTACAAAAGTTCTTTTTGGAAAATTGCCGGACGAAATAA
- the radC gene encoding DNA repair protein RadC, which translates to MRQISTVMKEDKKRPTIKQLPTHERPRERLIQSGDEHLTDAELLGIIIRDGTTNYSAVDLAQKLLSEYGDFRRLSMASVGELCKIKGIGPARAAQIKASLAIAKRFSTISVKPLQQFKCSNDIFDHFHERLRGKKQEVFLVVLLDNKNRVIKEMQISAGSLTSSIVHPREVFNPAIKESAAAVVFVHNHPSGDPEPSKEDLQITNRLLEAGNIVGIKVLDHIIIGNERFVSFKDKGIMS; encoded by the coding sequence ATGCGGCAGATCAGTACCGTTATGAAGGAAGACAAGAAACGTCCTACAATAAAACAACTCCCTACCCATGAGAGACCACGGGAACGGCTTATCCAAAGCGGCGATGAACACCTGACGGATGCGGAACTTCTGGGAATCATCATTCGTGACGGCACGACCAATTACAGCGCCGTTGATTTAGCGCAAAAGCTTCTTTCCGAGTATGGGGATTTCCGAAGGCTGAGCATGGCATCCGTTGGTGAATTGTGCAAGATAAAAGGGATAGGTCCGGCGCGGGCAGCACAAATCAAGGCGTCACTAGCAATTGCAAAACGGTTTTCTACCATTTCGGTAAAACCCCTTCAGCAATTTAAATGCAGCAATGACATCTTTGACCATTTTCACGAACGTTTGCGCGGAAAGAAACAGGAAGTCTTTTTGGTTGTTTTGCTTGACAATAAAAACCGCGTTATCAAAGAGATGCAAATCTCCGCAGGCAGTCTTACCTCAAGCATCGTTCACCCCCGTGAGGTGTTCAATCCGGCAATTAAGGAATCTGCGGCCGCCGTGGTCTTTGTCCATAATCACCCTTCAGGTGATCCGGAACCCAGTAAAGAAGACCTCCAAATAACGAACCGGCTATTAGAGGCAGGAAATATTGTTGGCATAAAGGTTTTGGATCATATTATCATCGGAAATGAGCGTTTTGTGAGTTTTAAGGACAAAGGGATTATGTCTTGA
- a CDS encoding DUF2284 domain-containing protein — MHTPDSVMPEFQMAMTPHQNLADVCNVLIKKAIELGCVQAAVIHTNTISVARWVQLKCKYGCEAYGKKLTCPPHSPSFEEMKEILREYTRALLLRGHLSWQMRYITAEIEKMAFSLGFYKAFGLGAGPCKLCEDCDTSHACVRTTEARPSMEACGIDVYQTVRNHNFKIETLKSKDDEVNIYGLILLE, encoded by the coding sequence ATGCACACCCCCGATTCGGTTATGCCTGAATTTCAGATGGCTATGACGCCGCATCAGAATCTTGCTGATGTGTGCAATGTATTGATCAAAAAAGCGATAGAACTTGGCTGTGTGCAGGCGGCGGTTATTCATACCAACACCATCAGTGTTGCTCGATGGGTCCAATTGAAATGCAAATACGGATGTGAAGCATACGGAAAAAAACTCACCTGTCCGCCCCACTCACCTTCGTTTGAAGAAATGAAAGAGATTCTCAGGGAATATACCCGGGCGCTGCTTCTCCGCGGACACCTGAGCTGGCAGATGCGGTATATCACGGCAGAAATCGAAAAGATGGCATTTTCCCTGGGCTTTTATAAAGCCTTTGGGCTGGGAGCAGGTCCTTGCAAATTATGCGAGGATTGCGATACCTCGCATGCCTGTGTTCGCACGACGGAAGCACGGCCTTCGATGGAGGCATGTGGTATCGACGTCTATCAAACGGTAAGAAACCATAATTTCAAAATTGAGACGCTGAAAAGCAAGGACGACGAAGTGAATATCTACGGTCTGATCTTACTGGAATAA
- a CDS encoding N-6 DNA methylase: MKTAFQHVNTVTINFFREKVGRITDYREANELLIQLSGIDSFFRNKDEFLTFLDLLKPCSVVCEGIARREYGDFQTPLELSNTICSYLASEDILPDVIIEPTFGKGSFIISALRHFSQTKRIYGVEIYEPYYWLTKFLILELFINTPNLNKPKIFLYCDDIFNFDFSSIEKSIETHSILALGNPPWVTNSELSTLNSSNLPAKSNFKFYKGFEAITGKGNFDIGEYIILMMFKLFSKYYGHMAMLAKNSVIKNVIYDLPKMNYRIGDMVALKIDTKYFFNAAVEASLFKCSFKSRSSSTICKVSLLNSPHLVENEFGWVGNKFVSDVSLYEKHKKFDGVCSYIWRQGVKHDCSKIMELDMVNNKYFNGFEVEVNLEDDLVYGLVKSSDLRLPVITKPRKYVVITQKKIGEGTSYLQDKFPNLYKYLSENEQYFLQRKSSIYVGKAPFSIFGVGDYSFKPYKVAISGLYKRSTFSLILPYKGKPMMLDDTCYFLGFDYISEAIIIWAILNSEYIQKLLTVITFLDSKRPYTKEVLMRLSLNEVAEYLTFDQIKDIIKLLPTNMPIYLTKNEWNEFLAKDKNKRLKPKQLALFETLHNVKQGGIF, translated from the coding sequence ATGAAGACAGCCTTTCAACATGTCAATACTGTTACAATCAATTTCTTTAGAGAGAAAGTTGGTAGGATAACCGATTACCGAGAAGCAAACGAACTATTAATTCAGCTATCGGGCATTGATAGTTTTTTTAGAAACAAGGACGAATTTTTAACTTTTTTGGATTTATTGAAACCGTGTTCGGTAGTTTGTGAGGGGATAGCCCGACGGGAATATGGAGATTTTCAAACACCTCTAGAATTGAGTAACACAATATGTTCATATTTAGCTAGCGAAGACATATTACCAGATGTGATAATCGAACCAACATTCGGAAAAGGTTCCTTTATAATATCCGCTTTAAGACATTTTTCTCAAACAAAACGAATTTACGGAGTAGAAATTTACGAACCGTATTATTGGCTAACGAAGTTTCTCATACTTGAACTGTTCATCAACACACCAAATCTAAACAAACCCAAAATCTTTCTTTACTGTGATGATATCTTTAATTTTGATTTTAGCTCAATCGAAAAATCAATTGAGACTCACAGTATTCTGGCATTGGGCAACCCGCCTTGGGTTACTAATTCAGAGTTGAGCACTTTAAATTCATCTAATCTTCCTGCAAAAAGCAATTTTAAGTTTTATAAGGGCTTTGAAGCTATCACCGGAAAGGGAAACTTTGACATCGGCGAGTACATTATTCTGATGATGTTCAAATTGTTTTCAAAATATTACGGGCATATGGCCATGTTAGCGAAGAACTCTGTTATCAAGAATGTAATATACGATCTTCCCAAAATGAATTATAGAATTGGCGACATGGTTGCACTGAAGATCGATACAAAATATTTTTTTAACGCCGCAGTTGAAGCCTCGTTATTCAAATGCAGCTTTAAATCACGTAGTTCTTCTACGATTTGCAAAGTATCTTTGCTAAATTCTCCTCACTTAGTTGAAAATGAATTTGGCTGGGTAGGCAATAAATTTGTTTCCGATGTATCCCTTTATGAAAAACACAAAAAATTCGATGGAGTGTGCTCCTATATTTGGAGGCAGGGAGTTAAACACGACTGCTCTAAAATTATGGAACTCGACATGGTAAATAACAAATATTTCAACGGATTCGAAGTGGAAGTAAACCTCGAAGACGATTTAGTCTACGGTTTAGTCAAAAGCTCAGACTTGCGCTTACCAGTTATAACAAAGCCACGAAAGTATGTTGTTATAACCCAAAAAAAAATTGGTGAGGGCACTTCTTATTTGCAGGATAAATTTCCAAATCTTTATAAATATTTATCTGAAAATGAGCAGTATTTTTTACAAAGAAAATCGAGTATTTATGTAGGCAAAGCGCCGTTTTCTATATTTGGTGTAGGAGATTATTCTTTCAAACCTTATAAAGTAGCAATATCGGGGTTATACAAACGTTCTACTTTTTCTTTAATTTTGCCTTACAAAGGTAAACCGATGATGTTAGATGATACATGCTATTTTCTTGGGTTCGACTATATTTCTGAGGCAATAATAATCTGGGCAATTCTCAATAGCGAATATATCCAAAAGCTCCTTACGGTAATCACATTTCTGGATTCAAAACGTCCTTACACAAAAGAAGTTCTAATGCGTCTTAGCCTTAATGAAGTGGCGGAGTATCTTACATTTGATCAAATTAAAGACATTATAAAACTCTTACCTACAAACATGCCAATTTATCTAACGAAAAATGAATGGAATGAATTTCTTGCAAAAGACAAAAACAAAAGACTAAAGCCAAAACAGCTCGCATTATTTGAGACATTACACAATGTGAAACAGGGAGGCATCTTTTGA
- a CDS encoding phasin family protein, with amino-acid sequence MMTDFINKMINLGFGAALLTKENVEEVIDEMVKKGEIKKDEAKARASDLFKKVLSSKQEIESKIEKIVENALHKLDIPTRKELQEMQKKLEEVIKRLESREDLT; translated from the coding sequence ATGATGACAGATTTTATTAATAAGATGATCAACCTCGGCTTTGGGGCAGCGCTTCTTACGAAAGAGAATGTCGAAGAAGTCATTGACGAAATGGTAAAAAAAGGGGAGATTAAAAAAGACGAGGCAAAGGCGCGGGCAAGCGATCTCTTTAAAAAGGTGCTGTCAAGCAAACAGGAGATTGAATCAAAGATCGAAAAGATTGTGGAAAACGCTCTCCATAAGCTGGACATACCCACACGAAAAGAACTCCAGGAGATGCAGAAAAAACTAGAAGAGGTTATAAAGAGGCTGGAATCGAGGGAAGACCTGACGTAA